From the Sediminispirochaeta bajacaliforniensis DSM 16054 genome, the window CTGTCTGAGCTTTCTCACATCGGAGGTCGTCTCTTTGAGGGCAACGATATGATCGATGGTCGCCAATCGGCCGATACACTCCAGCGACATATCCTTACCGGTAACCAAGGGATTGTTATAAACCATGATCCCAATCTCGGTGGCATCGGCAATAGCTTTAAAATGACGATAGACAATGTCGTCAGTGGGATTGGGATAATAGAACGGCGCAAGGACCATGATGGCATCGGCACCGGCAGCTTCTGCATACTTTGCAAGCTTGATTACCTGAGAGGTACCCGGCCTTACACAGCCGACAACGATGGGTACTTCCCCCTTGGCTTCTTCAACAACAATATTGATCAGCTTCTCATACTCGGCATCGGACAGAGAAAACCCTTCCCCATTCGAGCCTGCGATAACCTGAATGCCTTTTCCGGTAACCAAGCCTCCCTCTATCATAAATCGAGTATTTTCTCGAAGTGCCTTTTCATCGATTTCGGTATCGGATGAAAATGGAGTAAGTTGGATGTTGATGACTCCCCTCAAAAGCGGCTTCACCTCGCTGCGCGAAAGACCTTTTCTTCCCATTCTAAAACTCTCCTTCTCGTATAGATTTCTTTCATACCGGTATCTGCAGGATACGTGCCAAGAAATCACAATAAGCATAATTTATTATTACATATAGAAATATGAACTGATCTGAATGGTTATTCTTTTTTTAAATAAAACCGGACCGGCTCATTTTGCACCACCACTGATGCAAAACCCATCATCTCCACACACTTTGAAGATGATGGCCACGCTTTTATTGTTGACAGATGTGATATTTCAGTTTCTCATTATTGTATGAGTCTTTTAGTAATTGCTCCCTATCCTGATTTGTTGCAGCAAGCGCAGGAGGTTGCGGCGCAGCACAGTTCGGAGATTATCGTTGTACAAGGTGATCTTGAGAATGGGCTTAAGCGGGCGATGCAGATCACGGAGTCCCACGATATCGATTTAATCATAAGCAGAGGAGGAACGGCTTCCCTCCTAAAAAAACAATTAAACAAGATTGTCATTGAAATACGAGTGACAGGTTATGATCTTTTACGTGCCATATATCCACATTTTATTGCAAATAAACGTATTGCCTTAGTTGGCTACGAGAATATTATCTACGGGGTACGAAGCATAAGCGATATTCTCGATGCCTATCTGGGAATTTTCACCATCACACAATCGATAGATGTCGAAAGTGTCATAGAGAAAGCAATCCGATGGGGCACCGATATTATCATCGGTGATGCTGTCTCCATTGGTCTCGGCCGAAAAAAAGGGATTGAAGTACAGCTCATAAAATCCGGAAAGGAAGCAATCGAAAATGCCGTCCAAGAAGCTTTGCAGCTACGGGAGCAAATGATCGAAAAAATTGCGACCTTGCAACGTATGGACTCCATCATTGAACATTCCGAAAATGGTATCATCTATATTGATTCCAATCGTGAAATCAAGCAGGTCAATAGTGTTGCGACCAAGTGTCTTCAGAAAAGTGCGGAGCAGCTGTTGAACAAGAAGATCGATCAGACCTGCCTGCATGAAACAATCAAACAGTGTCTTTCACAGAGGAATAGCGGTGACAAGGGAACCGTTGTCAAACTTGGAGCAAAGACCGCCTACATAGAAACTGTAGGGCTCCAAGTAGGAGACAAAAATGAGGGAACCATCGCCTTCATCCAAGACATTGGTAAGATTCAGAAACTTGAGGCTCAAATCAGAAGGGAATTATCAAATAAGGGACTGAGAGCTCACTATTCCTTCGATAAGATGATTACAAGTGACCCAGCAAACAAGCTGATCATCGAAAAGGCAAAACAATACAGCCTTACTGATTCAACGATTCTCTTGTTAGGGGAAACAGGGACGGGGAAAGAGTTTTTTGCGCAAAGCATCCATAATTTTTCTCCGAGGAAAAACGGCCCTTTTGTTGCTGTCAATTGTGCGGCTCTGCCTGATACGCTTCTGGAAAGTGAATTGTTCGGCTATACCGAAGGTGCTTTTACCGGGGCCAACAAGGGAGGGAAACAGGGACTCTTTGAGATGGCACACCTTGGAACCATTTTCTTGGATGAGATAAACGAAATGAACATACAACTTCAAGCTCGTTTTCTCCGGGTCTTGCAGGAAAAAGAGATTATGCGAGTCGGAGATAATAAGGTCATCAGCGTAGACGTCCGGGTGATTGCCGCATCAAATAAAAATCTTTACAAAGAGGTCATATCCGGAAAGTTCCGAAGCGATCTTTATTATCGGATAAAAGTTCTCGACATCGGGGTATTGGCATTGCGAGATAAGCCCCAAGACATCTATCCGCTTTTTAAATACTTCATCCATCACTTTTCCGAAAAATATGGATATACGCTCCCTCACTTTCCTAAAGATTTTACAGACCAGTTAACGTTATATCCGTGGCCAGGCAATATACGAGAATTAAAAAATTTCAGTGAAAAATTTGTCATCCTTTCCTCGGTTAACAATTCACCACAGAAGCTTGTTGATGAGTTGTTTGTACATGATGAATCTCTCAAAAACAGCAGTACCGAAACAGGCGCAAAGGAT encodes:
- a CDS encoding sigma-54-dependent Fis family transcriptional regulator gives rise to the protein MSLLVIAPYPDLLQQAQEVAAQHSSEIIVVQGDLENGLKRAMQITESHDIDLIISRGGTASLLKKQLNKIVIEIRVTGYDLLRAIYPHFIANKRIALVGYENIIYGVRSISDILDAYLGIFTITQSIDVESVIEKAIRWGTDIIIGDAVSIGLGRKKGIEVQLIKSGKEAIENAVQEALQLREQMIEKIATLQRMDSIIEHSENGIIYIDSNREIKQVNSVATKCLQKSAEQLLNKKIDQTCLHETIKQCLSQRNSGDKGTVVKLGAKTAYIETVGLQVGDKNEGTIAFIQDIGKIQKLEAQIRRELSNKGLRAHYSFDKMITSDPANKLIIEKAKQYSLTDSTILLLGETGTGKEFFAQSIHNFSPRKNGPFVAVNCAALPDTLLESELFGYTEGAFTGANKGGKQGLFEMAHLGTIFLDEINEMNIQLQARFLRVLQEKEIMRVGDNKVISVDVRVIAASNKNLYKEVISGKFRSDLYYRIKVLDIGVLALRDKPQDIYPLFKYFIHHFSEKYGYTLPHFPKDFTDQLTLYPWPGNIRELKNFSEKFVILSSVNNSPQKLVDELFVHDESLKNSSTETGAKDLKAVEQDYIQSVLERVNYNMSKAAAILGINRSTLRRRLNEDSERE
- a CDS encoding dihydrodipicolinate synthase family protein, translating into MGRKGLSRSEVKPLLRGVINIQLTPFSSDTEIDEKALRENTRFMIEGGLVTGKGIQVIAGSNGEGFSLSDAEYEKLINIVVEEAKGEVPIVVGCVRPGTSQVIKLAKYAEAAGADAIMVLAPFYYPNPTDDIVYRHFKAIADATEIGIMVYNNPLVTGKDMSLECIGRLATIDHIVALKETTSDVRKLRQVARDFGKRFTLNGNTYRSLMPLDYQFGIVGHNHFTANYDPKAALEIDEVDRSGDFARCQELWERYLDLYAYIFAGDMYKSSAYGKEMARIAGRPMGDHERLPFVRPNEEERKKLKELMIKTGLTVK